From the Bacillus tuaregi genome, one window contains:
- a CDS encoding hemerythrin domain-containing protein, translating into MSGPSLYKLDAHRSIHDGVVTEGRDLLNLLLKVRREKLENHEKHARMTAEALIDHWETRLIAHADSEEENFYNEKIKENPELATPLTMLKRDHDLFRTIIDEVKQLMKKDKISDEMVDYFKAIYVLAKIHNQHEEGYLFDQH; encoded by the coding sequence ATGTCAGGTCCCTCACTATATAAATTAGATGCGCACCGTTCCATTCATGATGGCGTGGTAACAGAAGGAAGAGATTTGCTTAACCTTCTCTTAAAGGTTCGGCGGGAAAAACTTGAGAATCATGAAAAGCATGCAAGAATGACGGCTGAAGCCTTGATTGACCATTGGGAAACAAGATTAATTGCCCATGCCGATTCAGAGGAAGAAAATTTTTATAACGAGAAAATAAAGGAAAATCCTGAATTAGCAACACCTTTAACGATGTTAAAAAGAGATCATGATCTGTTTCGGACCATTATAGATGAAGTAAAGCAATTGATGAAAAAAGACAAAATTAGTGATGAGATGGTGGATTATTTTAAAGCGATTTATGTGCTGGCAAAAATACATAATCAGCATGAGGAAGGCTATTTATTCGATCAACATTGA
- the narI gene encoding respiratory nitrate reductase subunit gamma — MDVFLWVVFPYLTLTIFVLGHIYRYNTDQFGWSAKSSEFIQKDSLLKWGSILFHYGIVFVFFGHVAGVLIPKGLYDMIGINEHMYHFGAVWIGGLAGVATVIGGLLLTVRRMTNKRVSKNSSKKDLMTLLWIGVVVLLGFSNTVGYTATGGDFDYRTTIGPWFRGILTFRPMPDLMAISPIGFKLHIFTGFLLFALWPFTRLVHVWSLPLEYLSRKYVVYRKMNPRKAVRGAEK; from the coding sequence ATGGATGTGTTTTTATGGGTAGTTTTCCCCTATTTAACCCTGACGATATTTGTATTAGGGCATATTTATCGCTATAATACCGATCAATTTGGCTGGTCGGCCAAGTCCAGTGAATTTATTCAGAAGGATTCATTACTAAAATGGGGGAGTATTCTTTTTCATTATGGAATTGTCTTTGTCTTTTTCGGACATGTAGCAGGTGTATTAATTCCAAAGGGTCTTTATGATATGATTGGAATTAATGAGCATATGTATCATTTTGGTGCCGTTTGGATTGGCGGTTTAGCCGGTGTTGCCACTGTCATCGGCGGTTTGCTGCTGACTGTCCGCCGCATGACGAACAAGCGTGTTTCGAAGAACAGCTCGAAGAAGGATCTCATGACATTACTTTGGATTGGTGTTGTCGTTTTACTCGGGTTTTCTAATACAGTTGGCTACACAGCAACCGGTGGGGATTTCGATTACCGGACAACCATTGGCCCTTGGTTCAGAGGAATATTAACCTTTAGACCTATGCCTGATTTAATGGCTATCTCACCAATTGGCTTTAAGCTTCATATTTTTACGGGCTTTCTGCTGTTTGCTCTTTGGCCGTTTACCCGCCTTGTTCATGTCTGGAGCTTGCCGCTGGAATATTTATCAAGAAAGTATGTTGTCTATCGTAAAATGAATCCACGCAAAGCCGTGCGCGGAGCAGAAAAATAG
- the narJ gene encoding nitrate reductase molybdenum cofactor assembly chaperone encodes MDNYQLTFKLCSIMLRYPDKEWVDNEEIQELILSIENEEVRSSILSFWNYTREMSWEELAENYVRWFDLTENTTLYLTYGIFGDNRERGPAFVKLKLEFAKAGFYIKENELPDYLPLILDFASIAELKCVTKVLAIHLKAIKALNKELHKQMNPYAYLVKAALIIIESLLPRKEERIDHHAG; translated from the coding sequence ATGGACAACTACCAGTTGACTTTTAAATTATGCTCAATTATGCTTCGGTACCCTGATAAGGAATGGGTGGATAACGAGGAGATTCAGGAGCTCATTCTTTCGATTGAAAACGAAGAGGTGAGAAGTTCCATTCTTTCTTTTTGGAACTATACTCGTGAAATGAGCTGGGAGGAGCTTGCGGAGAATTACGTAAGATGGTTTGATCTCACGGAAAATACGACCCTTTATTTAACCTATGGAATCTTTGGGGATAACCGGGAAAGAGGACCGGCATTTGTCAAGCTTAAGCTTGAATTTGCGAAGGCAGGCTTTTATATAAAGGAAAATGAATTACCGGATTATCTACCGCTTATTCTTGACTTCGCTTCCATTGCTGAACTGAAGTGTGTTACAAAGGTACTTGCTATCCATTTAAAAGCGATTAAAGCGTTAAATAAAGAGCTGCATAAGCAAATGAATCCCTATGCTTATTTAGTCAAAGCGGCTTTAATCATCATTGAAAGCCTGTTACCAAGAAAAGAAGAAAGGATTGACCATCATGCTGGTTAG